A window from Myxococcota bacterium encodes these proteins:
- a CDS encoding ABC-2 family transporter protein, protein MRGWLDVFWTFTKIGFQNESAYRANFWVEIVESLVNVGSALGSVQVVFARTDTLVGWTPAELVTLLGVYFTVYGLIHVVISPSLTRFMDDVRQGNLDFTLTKPADAQLLVSASEVRVWKLVDLLLGLAILCWGLFGIGARVSLLAAAGFALALVAGATTVYAFWMLLATCAFWFIRLENILMLFWNMYQAGRWPVGIYPRWLRIGLTALVPVAFAVTVPAEALAGRLTVSNLALACAVSLTLVVVSRWFWLRGLKRYSGASA, encoded by the coding sequence GTGCGCGGCTGGCTCGACGTGTTCTGGACCTTCACCAAGATCGGCTTCCAGAACGAGTCCGCCTATCGCGCGAACTTCTGGGTGGAGATCGTCGAGTCACTGGTCAACGTGGGCTCGGCGCTGGGCTCGGTGCAGGTGGTGTTCGCCCGTACCGACACGCTGGTGGGCTGGACGCCCGCCGAGCTGGTCACGCTGCTCGGGGTGTATTTCACGGTCTACGGCCTGATCCACGTGGTGATCTCGCCGAGCCTCACCCGCTTCATGGACGACGTACGCCAGGGCAACCTCGACTTCACGCTCACCAAGCCCGCGGACGCACAGCTTTTGGTCTCGGCGAGCGAGGTCCGGGTCTGGAAGCTGGTCGACCTGTTGCTCGGGCTCGCGATCCTTTGCTGGGGGCTGTTCGGCATCGGCGCCCGCGTGTCGCTGCTCGCCGCCGCCGGCTTCGCGCTGGCGCTGGTCGCGGGTGCCACCACCGTCTACGCCTTCTGGATGCTGCTCGCGACCTGCGCCTTCTGGTTCATCCGGCTCGAGAACATCCTGATGCTGTTCTGGAACATGTACCAAGCCGGCCGCTGGCCCGTCGGCATCTACCCGCGCTGGCTGCGCATCGGACTCACCGCGCTCGTGCCCGTCGCCTTCGCGGTCACCGTGCCCGCCGAGGCGCTGGCGGGCCGACTCACCGTGTCGAACCTCGCGCTCGCCTGCGCCGTGTCACTGACTCTCGTGGTCGTTTCGCGTTGGTTCTGGCTGCGAGGGCTGAAGCGCTACTCCGGCGCTTCCGCCTAG
- a CDS encoding PEP-CTERM sorting domain-containing protein, translated as MGAAGADGAAGAPGDPGQSIAATLGDPDPLNSLTLVGGAGGGGGDAATGSPDAGGSGGAGGSATGTVTNDSTSGAESDAFITGGAGGAGGVPGGVGGVGGAASAAAQAISDGPVQVTSQAIGGAGGAGAVGGDGGAASASAVGRSYLGEASLSVVQVGGEGGNGSVQAGAGHDSRLANAAVGAAPGVLSLSQQALGGDAGVGPGARGGQASSVLARSADTGDVVLVSVARGGDARSPDGSAAGHAIGGDAHVTAVELLASSGSVDITANARGGSAWGPNAEGGHAFLDQVYGTSSGGGAVTVRGFATEGSGVRGGSLFLNDTVQGDTTGALSLIQGATGGSGTESAGAAESDLSREGSYSSLHVETIAAGGNVRGNVPMGADPTAGATGTAHASAFNLGGGSEAVASAIGGGNAFTDFGHGATTAAAGMAQADASAVNGPASATASSQGGSAGDSKAGSVELGSGGAADSVAGAVTYGTGDATASSTAQGGLSVGPPGPLDLQVGVATAEANATAQGTGAAVASAVATGGNFIDPAPMTAPRFGSAHALARASGFGPITATATSSGGTVTDSTSLATALGGGALPSAYLSLGGANSQPVGQTLTSIVEYGAALSHQESLDLTRNRSDTIGLVNALPGASDAATWLAGNPHVLGRMSPDSHALAVGFVYEHADQQTWNGSYALALDRGSLPANQTWAVAFLGASFPASSLDSLVLELSIDGHTILDEHFADAAEAQAALSDRLVVIDPGVLGPGPISNFSLQYFVDGGTLSDQVRSEFALVTVHVPEPALLGLMVFGVGLLAGLRQRHR; from the coding sequence GTGGGGGCTGCGGGTGCGGACGGCGCGGCAGGCGCGCCGGGCGACCCCGGACAATCGATCGCCGCCACGCTGGGTGACCCTGATCCCCTGAACAGCCTCACGCTCGTGGGCGGAGCCGGGGGTGGAGGCGGCGATGCCGCGACCGGCAGCCCGGACGCGGGCGGAAGCGGCGGCGCCGGCGGGTCGGCGACGGGAACGGTGACGAACGACTCGACGTCGGGCGCCGAGTCCGATGCCTTCATCACGGGTGGCGCGGGTGGTGCCGGTGGAGTGCCCGGCGGCGTCGGCGGGGTCGGCGGCGCCGCGAGCGCGGCCGCGCAGGCGATCTCGGATGGCCCGGTGCAGGTCACGAGCCAGGCGATCGGAGGCGCGGGCGGAGCGGGCGCAGTGGGTGGCGATGGCGGGGCCGCCAGCGCGAGTGCTGTGGGACGTTCGTACCTGGGCGAGGCGTCGCTGTCGGTGGTGCAGGTCGGCGGCGAAGGGGGCAACGGCTCGGTCCAGGCGGGCGCGGGGCACGACTCGCGCCTGGCCAATGCGGCGGTCGGTGCCGCGCCCGGCGTGCTCAGTCTCTCGCAGCAGGCGCTCGGCGGAGATGCCGGAGTCGGGCCGGGCGCGCGCGGCGGACAGGCCTCTTCCGTACTTGCGCGCAGCGCAGACACGGGTGACGTGGTGCTCGTGTCCGTCGCGCGGGGCGGCGACGCGCGCAGCCCCGACGGCTCGGCCGCCGGCCACGCGATCGGCGGTGACGCGCACGTGACTGCCGTGGAGCTCCTTGCCTCGAGCGGCTCGGTCGACATCACCGCGAACGCGCGCGGAGGAAGTGCCTGGGGTCCCAACGCCGAAGGCGGTCACGCGTTCCTCGACCAGGTCTACGGCACGTCGTCGGGGGGCGGCGCGGTCACCGTGCGCGGCTTCGCCACCGAGGGCAGCGGCGTGCGCGGCGGGTCGCTCTTCCTGAACGACACGGTGCAGGGCGACACCACGGGCGCGCTGTCACTCATCCAGGGCGCAACGGGCGGCTCGGGTACCGAGTCTGCCGGGGCCGCGGAGAGCGACCTCAGCCGCGAGGGGAGCTACTCGAGCCTGCACGTCGAGACCATCGCGGCGGGCGGGAACGTGCGCGGCAACGTGCCGATGGGCGCGGACCCGACCGCCGGTGCCACGGGCACGGCGCACGCGTCGGCATTCAACCTGGGCGGCGGGTCCGAAGCGGTCGCCTCCGCCATCGGCGGGGGCAACGCTTTCACCGACTTCGGACACGGCGCGACGACCGCCGCCGCGGGCATGGCGCAGGCCGACGCCTCGGCCGTGAACGGCCCCGCTTCGGCGACCGCGAGCTCTCAGGGCGGATCGGCGGGAGACAGCAAGGCCGGCTCGGTCGAGCTCGGCTCGGGTGGCGCGGCCGACTCAGTCGCAGGTGCAGTCACTTACGGCACGGGTGACGCGACGGCCTCGAGCACCGCTCAGGGCGGGTTGAGCGTGGGGCCCCCCGGCCCGCTCGACCTGCAGGTCGGCGTCGCCACGGCCGAGGCGAACGCCACGGCTCAGGGCACGGGCGCCGCGGTCGCAAGCGCGGTGGCGACCGGTGGCAACTTCATCGACCCGGCCCCGATGACGGCCCCGCGCTTCGGCAGCGCGCACGCCCTCGCGCGCGCGAGCGGCTTCGGTCCGATCACCGCGACCGCCACCAGCTCCGGCGGCACGGTCACCGACTCGACCTCGCTCGCCACTGCGCTGGGCGGGGGAGCGCTGCCCTCGGCCTACCTCAGCCTCGGGGGCGCCAACTCCCAGCCCGTCGGCCAGACACTCACCTCGATCGTCGAGTACGGCGCGGCGCTCTCGCACCAGGAGTCACTCGACCTGACCCGGAACCGCTCCGACACGATCGGTCTGGTGAACGCGCTGCCCGGCGCGTCCGACGCTGCGACCTGGCTGGCCGGCAACCCGCACGTGCTCGGGCGCATGTCCCCTGACTCACACGCGCTCGCGGTCGGCTTCGTGTACGAGCACGCCGACCAGCAGACGTGGAACGGCAGCTACGCGCTCGCGCTCGATCGCGGGTCACTGCCCGCGAATCAGACCTGGGCGGTGGCGTTCCTCGGCGCCTCGTTTCCCGCCAGCAGCCTCGATTCGCTGGTGCTCGAGCTGTCGATCGACGGCCACACGATCCTCGACGAGCACTTCGCCGACGCGGCCGAGGCGCAGGCCGCGCTCAGCGACCGCCTGGTGGTGATCGACCCGGGCGTGCTCGGTCCGGGTCCGATCTCCAACTTCTCGCTCCAGTACTTCGTCGACGGCGGCACCCTCTCCGACCAGGTGCGGAGTGAGTTCGCGCTGGTCACCGTGCACGTGCCGGAGCCGGCGCTGCTGGGGCTGATGGTCTTCGGGGTCGGGCTGCTCGCGGGCCTGCGCCAGCGTCACCGCTGA
- a CDS encoding ATP-binding cassette domain-containing protein: MGPAPAISVEGLSKTYVVPVRPPGLGAALRSLFRRESRRVTAVDAIGFSVEPGEVVGFLGPNGAGKTTTLKMLSGLLHPSGGSARVLGFLPWERQHAFLRQMTLVMGQRNQLIWDIPVADSFERNRAIYAIDPARYRKTVDELVELLELAPLLERPVRNLSLGERMKCELAVALLHEPQVLFLDEPTIGLDVTMQRRIREFVAGYNQRTGATVLLTSHYMADVEALCKRVIVIHHGRILFDGQLADLVASFASHKTVTIELDGPPPDLSGYGEVVSREGERVTLRVEKAGTAKLTARLLADLPVIDLAVEDPPIEEVIERVFAVGPE; the protein is encoded by the coding sequence ATGGGCCCAGCGCCTGCCATCTCCGTCGAGGGCCTTTCGAAGACCTACGTGGTGCCGGTGCGGCCGCCGGGGCTGGGCGCCGCGCTGCGCAGCCTGTTCCGGCGTGAGTCGCGGCGAGTCACTGCGGTCGACGCGATCGGCTTCTCGGTCGAGCCGGGCGAGGTCGTGGGCTTCCTGGGTCCCAACGGCGCGGGCAAGACCACGACGCTGAAGATGCTCTCGGGTCTCCTGCACCCGAGCGGGGGCAGCGCGCGCGTGCTGGGCTTCCTGCCCTGGGAGCGGCAGCACGCCTTCCTGCGCCAGATGACGCTGGTCATGGGCCAGCGCAATCAGCTGATCTGGGACATCCCGGTCGCCGACTCGTTCGAGCGCAACCGCGCGATCTACGCCATCGACCCCGCGCGCTACCGCAAGACCGTGGACGAGCTGGTCGAGCTGCTCGAGCTCGCGCCGCTGCTCGAGCGCCCGGTGCGCAACCTGTCACTCGGCGAGCGCATGAAGTGCGAGCTGGCCGTGGCGCTCCTGCACGAGCCCCAGGTGCTGTTCCTCGACGAGCCTACGATCGGCCTCGACGTGACCATGCAGCGCCGCATCCGCGAGTTCGTCGCGGGCTACAACCAGCGCACGGGCGCGACCGTGCTGCTCACGAGTCACTACATGGCCGACGTCGAGGCGCTGTGCAAACGCGTGATCGTGATCCATCACGGGCGCATCCTGTTCGACGGCCAGCTCGCCGACTTGGTCGCGAGCTTCGCCTCGCACAAGACGGTCACGATCGAGCTCGATGGCCCGCCGCCCGACCTGTCGGGCTACGGCGAGGTGGTGTCTCGCGAGGGCGAGCGCGTGACCTTGCGCGTCGAGAAGGCCGGGACCGCGAAGCTGACGGCGCGGCTGCTCGCCGACCTGCCCGTGATCGACCTCGCGGTCGAGGACCCGCCGATCGAAGAGGTGATCGAGCGCGTGTTCGCGGTGGGGCCCGAGTGA
- a CDS encoding ABC-2 family transporter protein, producing the protein MSYFRDLYATFVRVSLSIEVQYRAANVIWLMGMIMEPVIYLAVWSSVAAAQGGSVGGFSPADFAAYYLVYAWVNQFTSDWHMWEFDARIQHGQLAFQLLRPVHPIHGDVAENLAHKVSQQATMLPALIVLGFVFHARIAWTPWAFAAFVPALVLAFGVRFLWEWSLALTAFWTTRISAVNRAYFVLLMFLSGRVAPVGLLPNALQTLGAALPFRWMVAFPVELLLGRLTPRDVAVGLVAQLGWIAGGGLVLRLLWPRAVRRFASVGG; encoded by the coding sequence GTGAGCTACTTCCGCGACCTGTACGCCACGTTCGTGCGCGTGTCGCTCTCGATCGAGGTGCAGTACCGCGCGGCGAACGTGATCTGGCTCATGGGCATGATCATGGAGCCGGTGATCTATCTCGCCGTCTGGTCCTCGGTGGCCGCGGCGCAGGGCGGGAGCGTGGGCGGCTTCTCGCCCGCCGACTTCGCCGCCTACTATCTCGTGTACGCCTGGGTGAACCAGTTCACGTCGGACTGGCACATGTGGGAGTTCGACGCGCGCATCCAGCACGGACAGCTCGCGTTCCAGCTGCTGCGCCCGGTGCACCCGATCCACGGCGACGTGGCCGAGAACCTGGCGCACAAAGTGTCTCAGCAGGCCACCATGCTGCCCGCGCTGATCGTGCTGGGCTTCGTGTTTCACGCGCGCATCGCGTGGACGCCCTGGGCGTTCGCGGCCTTCGTGCCCGCGCTCGTGCTGGCGTTCGGTGTGCGCTTCCTGTGGGAGTGGTCGCTCGCGCTCACCGCCTTCTGGACCACGCGCATCAGCGCCGTGAACCGGGCCTACTTCGTGCTGCTGATGTTCCTGTCGGGACGCGTCGCGCCGGTGGGCCTGTTGCCGAACGCGCTGCAGACGCTGGGCGCTGCGCTGCCGTTCCGCTGGATGGTCGCGTTCCCGGTCGAGCTCTTGCTCGGGCGGCTCACTCCGCGCGACGTCGCGGTCGGCCTGGTCGCGCAGCTGGGCTGGATCGCCGGCGGCGGGCTCGTGCTGCGGCTGTTGTGGCCGCGCGCGGTGCGGCGCTTCGCGTCGGTCGGAGGCTAG